The Xiphophorus maculatus strain JP 163 A chromosome 23, X_maculatus-5.0-male, whole genome shotgun sequence genome contains a region encoding:
- the LOC102237979 gene encoding centrosomal protein of 162 kDa isoform X1 has product MQLSHKLDQTLHMLRQEVRMMSQEKEREEHVWRDRLHRCQRQLKAKDEEMSRQAQYFESFKIKLQQKLNLARDREQSLQNRIYSLEKQLLDVTVSCATGMATITAVRITAGTVKPMNELDKLPSMRGEGEGEEENKEERKKQWQPNVGPLSKERTKVDESKTDSVIEGGQDKETKHTSKEARLQSFIISLQEDLKVLLEREEEGMTERRKLLEELQEAQENRHFLGCTVEEMKAELHQLRQSENSMMEEVEDLRKENQSLQEILRDAGHSTPQLSSLKPEAMCTIPVVNLPCCCPDTPVSPLSPGMALGQSSTGSLVGEAQSHAVSVSHLSAVQRIDHQGAAEHTRNNPNDHFPPSTRTTKLNPPNDFPQIGSKPTPGFQSLFFSTEFITEPKLGNVEEVPSAESDALSAALHSLGFGDNSKALKEERDHLEDELEHIKAELQAITQENAEIKLQLRRETEKQPSAKAQLSSEEMIITPATCDVDHPLPLNSAGDDAVLDLAQSELILALNQENRALAERIQELQAHIELREEEMKTEQTHLRECICRLEEDVVRLEQENQEQVSLISELTRKTEDDLNTIMELRQKFEESKEKPQGNQHCRSLGQNEHHTEIPGCLQLEKQKECVDSLAENMLKEDKETQLSFSQETVSLTTASLSGCQQNIQRDSLQNHSQNSLHVSSLTDEVAQLNNSIQSLKTERKELTANISSLREEQKEVALSLQRQTEEKQQLTRSVWALKEQKDCIFQSLHGLKQEKEKLSRVVCSLKDEKDQYTRSNSGLKEEKEELNLLLSALQRDKDVIKESILSGEEERDRIMKSLQSLQTESEQLSQTVLHLNEQRDKITESLKSLTEQRDQKELARTLKEERDQLITSVSSLKEQKEKVEQSVICLKEEQRNLKQIILSLQEDRCNLQMQAEKTNHELNLRNDYMTKRTEKGDDAPECETSNNRGKSMKNVSDLMREIEALGDELKKSREEVGKNQAEIRKLHTELSQSEARCEAVEKKSADQIMRLTESASQREDIMKENETLTLQVKELQDKLMVLLREKTDALSLKAQTDERHHILSAQLKAKTVALEELNSEYIALKRGRGRRDDQTTALVSLRARYNDIRAKYDALLKRKSQTDLDVAPLKAKLSCLVVKCQERNILLAEMMKSMHRDGSLEPRLTQQAEHLLSDAALQDYAAAFSPESKIQRREHYSDFTQHFFSAFQGCNKGILPDPTCPVVSNCLITHQNKVSAESGVQCGESEKHSLIFARETSANCWKVAPAAAETLKETPPGSVSPSSTTVSPVVPLKEIFSTNSPQLSPATASLEATSRPEKIDFLDLEVTDKHSSDTAELGIHLHGPPSASSSTRVSPSRRLSSPEKILNLQEELQKTLMDSFQAPENRGRGKHPQRNLSPSAPADLNSPKPTRHFPFSDKCTESLPVLQFCFHTKHTQDVATNYDASKKSPTLFNAVTSRSTNAKLSPSMFTSCHLKADRSKRQELLICPDFFLKPATHRKDSSISSDDIKLFTHTKQIEKKFNPMLDLSIITQTDPLNTSCSQSVCFSPEKSHKAAPHSTAALENASRPRPEAPAEVRSVEVIKTVGQSSLLIGWERPPLDELGCSNDTFVYGYRVFVNKEFHKSVLSSACTKCILENINLSEPVHIGVQTLASNGLHSDSVYTVYFSSNKE; this is encoded by the exons ATGCAGCTCTCTCACAAACTGGACCAGACACTCCACATGCTCAGACAGGAAGTCAGGATGATG AGTCAAGAAAAGGAGCGAGAGGAGCATGTTTGGAGGGACAGGCTGCATCGCTGCCAGAGGCAGCTGAAGGCCAAAGACGAGGAGATGAGTCGTCAGGCCCAGTATTTTGAGAGCTTTAAAATCAAGCTCCAGCAGAAGCTCAACCTGGCCCGAGACAGAGAGCAGAGTCTGCAGAATCGCATCTACAGTTTAGAAAAGCAGTTACTGGATGTGACTGTTAGCTGTGCTACAGGAATGGCAACAATCACAGCTGTCAGAATTACAGCTGGGACTGTAAAACCCATGAATGAACTAGACAAGTTACCATCTAtgagaggagagggggaaggagaggaggaaaacaaggaagagaggaagaaacaGTGGCAGCCAAATGTGGGACCGTTGAGTAAAGAAAGGACAAAGGTTGATGAGAGTAAGACAGACTCAGTCATAGAGGGAGGACAAGACAAGGAAACAAAACATACTTCAAAAGAGGCCAGACTGCAAAGCTTCATTATCAGCCTGCAGGAGGATCTCAAGGTACTGctggagagagaggaggaagggaTGACTGAGCGGAGGAAACTGTTGGAGGAACTGCAGGAGGCCCAGGAGAACAGACACTTcctgggctgcacagtggaggAGATGAAGGCAGAGCTGCATCAACTAAGACAGTCAGAGAACTCCAtgatggaggaggtggaggaccTGAGAAAGGAGAACCAGAGTCTGCAGGAGATTCTCAGGGATGCAGGTCATTCCACACCTCAGCTGTCATCTCTAAAACCTGAGGCAATGTGTACCATTCCTGTAGTGAACTTGCCATGCTGCTGTCCGGATACACCAGTCAGCCCTCTGTCACCGGGGATGGCACTTGGACAATCTTCAACAGGAAGCCTAGTAGGAGAG GCGCAGTCACATGCAGTTTCCGTGTCACATCTGTCTGCAGTTCAGCGCATTGACCATCAGGGCGCAGCAGAGCACACACGAAACAACCCAAATGATCATTTCCCACCATCTACGAGAACCACAAAACTAAATCCTCCCAATGATTTTCCCCAAATTGGTTCCAAACCCACCCCAGGTTTCCAGtcccttttcttttccactgaGTTCATAACTGAACCTAAACTGGGAAATGTGGAGGAAGTTCCCAGTGCAGAATCTGATGCCCTGAGTGCAGCTTTACACAGCTTGGGGTTTGGTGACAATTCGAAAGCTCTTAAAGAAGAACGTGACCACCTGGAGGATGAACTTGAGCACATAAAAGCAGAGCTTCAGGCGATAACTCAGGAGAATGCTGAAATAAAGCTACAACTCAGGAGAGAGACTGAAAAACAACCGAGTGCAAAAGCTCAGTTGTCATCAGAAGAAATg ATTATCACACCTGCCACCTGTGATGTAGATCATCCTCTTCCATTAAATTCTGCTGGAGATGATGCAGTTCTTGACCTTGCACAAAGTGAGCTCATCCTAGCCCTGAATCAGGAAAACCGGGCCTTGGCAGAAAGGATCCAAGAGCTGCAGGCTCACATTGAACTCAGAGAAGAGGAGATGAAAACAGAGCAAACACACCTCAGGGAGTGTATTTGTCGGCTGGAGGAGGATGTTGTCAGGTTGGAGCAGGAGAACCAAGAACAAGTCAGTTTGATCTCAGAACTCACCAGGAAGACTGAGGATGATCTGAATACCATTATGGAGCTTCGGCAAAAATTTGAAGAGAGCAAAGAGAAACCACAGGGTAACCAGCACTGCAGATCTCTGGGGCAAAATGAACACCACACTGAAATACCGGGATGCCTccaactggaaaaacaaaaagaatgtgTGGACAGTCTAGCAGAAAATATGCTTAAAGAAGATAAAGAAACACAGTTGAGTTTCAGTCAAGAAACTGTCAGTTTGACCACAGCCTCCTTGTCTGGCTGTCAGCAAAACATTCAGCGTGACTCATTACAAAACCACTCTCAGAACAGCCTGCATGTTAGTTCTTTGACAGATGAAGTAGCCCAGCTCAACAACTCAATCCAGAGCCTCAAAACAGAACGAAAAGAGCTGACAGCCAACATCAGTTCTCTACGAGAAGAGCAGAAAGAAGTCGCTCTGTCACTCCAAAGACAAAcggaagaaaaacagcagctaaCTCGCTCAGTATGGGCGCTGAAGGAGCAGAAAGATTGCATCTTTCAGTCTCTACATGGACTTAAACAAGAGAAAGAGAAGCTGAGCAGGGTTGTCTGCAGTCTGAAGGATGAAAAAGATCAGTACACGAGGTCCAACAGTGGCCTtaaagaagagaaagaggaaCTAAATCTGTTGTTATCTGCTCTTCAAAGAGATAAAGATGTGATAAAAGAATCTATTTTGAGTGGTGAAGAAGAGAGGGATCGGATCATGAAGTCTCTGCAGAGTTTACAGACAGAAAGCGAGCAGCTAAGCCAAACTGTTCTTCATTTAAATGAACAGCGAGACAAAATAACAGAGTCCCTTAAGAGTCTCACAGAACAGAGAGACCAGAAGGAACTAGCTCGCACTTTAAAAGAGGAGCGTGACCAGCTAATAACGTCTGTCAGCAGTTTgaaagaacaaaaggaaaaagtcGAGCAATCAGTCATCTGTTTAAAGGAAGAGCAAAGAAACTTAAAGCAAATAATCCTGAGTTTACAAGAGGACAGGTGCAACCTTCAAATGCAAGCTGAGAAGACCAATCATGAATTAAATCTAAGAAATGATTATATGACAAAGAGGACAGAGAAAGGAGATGATGCTCCAGAATGTGAGACCAGTAACAACAGAGGAAAGTCTATGAAG AATGTTAGTGACCTGATGAGGGAGATTGAAGCTTTGGGAGATGAATTAAAGAAGTCAAGAGAAGAAGTGGGAAAGAATCAAGCAGAG ATAAGGAAGCTGCATACTGAGCTGTCCCAGTCAGAAGCCAGGTGTGAAGCAGTAGAAAAAAAGTCAGCTGATCAGATCATGAGACTGACAGAATCAGCCAGTCAGAGGGAAGACATCATGAAGGAAAATGAGACCCTTACACTGCAG gtgaaggagctgcaggatAAACTGATGGTCCTGCTCAGAGAGAAGACTGATGCTTTGTCTCTGAAGGCACAAACAGACGAGCGCCATCACATCCTTTCTGCTCAGCTCAAAGCTAAG ACCGtggctctggaggagctgaactCAGAGTACATCGCTCTGAAACGAGGACGGGGCAGGAGGGACGATCAGACCACTGCACTCGTCTCCCTCAGAGCACGCTACAATGACATCAGAGCCAAG TATGATGCacttcttaaaagaaaaagccaaaCTGATCTGGATGTAGCTCCCTTAAAG GCCAAGCTGTCTTGCCTGGTGGTGAAGTGTCAGGAGAGAAACATCTTGTTAGCTGAGATGATGAAGTCCATGCACAGAGACGGCAGTCTGGAGCCCAGGCTGACGCAGCAGGCCGAGCATCTGCTCAGTGATGCTGCTTTGCAGGATTACGCTGCTGCATTCTCACCAGAAAGCAAAATTCAACGCAGAGAGCACTATAGTGACtttacacaacattttttttcagcatttcaaGGCTGCAACAAGGGAATCCTGCCTGATCCAACCTGCCCAGTTGTATCAAACTGTTTGATTACGCATCAAAATAAAGTCTCAGCTGAATCTGGAGTTCAGTGTGGTGAGAGTGAAAAACACTCTTTGATATTTGCCAGAGAGACTTCGGCAAACTGCTGGAAAGTtgcacctgcagcagcagaaacactaAAGGAAACCCCCCCTGGGTCAGTGTCTCCTTCAAGTACTACGGTGTCCCCTGTCGTCCCATTAAAGGAGATCTTCTCCACAAACAGCCCCCAG CTGTCTCCTGCCACCGCATCACTCGAAGCAACCAGCCGACCAGAGAAAATCGACTTCCTTGATTTGGAGGTGACAGACAAGCACTCCTCAGATACAGCCGAGTTGGGCATACACTTGCATGGTCCTCCTTCGGCGTCCTCAAGCACACGAGTCAGTCCCAGCAGGAGACTCAGCAGTCCTGAGAAGATTCTCAACCTGCAAGAAGAACTGCAGAAGACACTGATGGACAGCTTTCAG GCACCAGAGAACAGAGGACGAGGAAAGCATCCTCAGAGAAATCTCTCACCTTCAGCACCTGCAGACCTAAACTCACCCAAaccaacaagacattttcctttCAGTGATAAATGTACTGAGTCTCTGCCAGTCTTACAATTTTGTTTCCACACCAAACACACCCAAGACGTAGCTACTAATTATGACGCTTCTAAGAAATCACCAACACTTTTTAATGCAGTCACATCTCGGTCTACTAATGCCAAATTAAGTCCAAGCATGTTCACATCCTGCCACCTTAAAGCAGACAGATCTAAAAGACAAGAACTTTTAATATgtcctgatttttttctcaagCCTGCGACTCACAGAAAAGACAGCTCCATCTCTAGTGATGACATCAAgttattcacacacacaaagcagatAGAAAAGAAATTCAACCCCATGCTTGATTTATCCATCATTACACAAACAGATCCACTCAATACATCCTGCAGTCAGtctgtttgtttctctcctGAGAAATCCCACAAGGCTGCTCCACATTCCACTGCTGCATTGGAAAATGCTTCAAGACCCAGACCAG AAGCGCCAGCGGAGGTTCGCTCTGTTGAGGTTATTAAAACAGTGGGACAGAGCAGCCTTTTGATTGGCTGGGAGAGGCCTCCTCTTGACGAGCTCGGCTGCAGCAATGACACTTTTGTGTATGGCTACAGG GTGTTTGTCAACAAGGAATTCCATAAATCTGTCCTGAGCTCAGCGTGTACCAAG tgtattCTGGAGAACATCAACTTGAGTGAACCTGTCCATATTGGTGTTCAGACTCTGGCCTCTAATGGACTCCACTCTGACAGCGTCTACACCGTTTATTTCAGCTCAAACAAAGAATAG
- the LOC102237979 gene encoding centrosomal protein of 162 kDa isoform X2 — protein MQLSHKLDQTLHMLRQEVRMMSQEKEREEHVWRDRLHRCQRQLKAKDEEMSRQAQYFESFKIKLQQKLNLARDREQSLQNRIYSLEKQLLDVTVSCATGMATITAVRITAGTVKPMNELDKLPSMRGEGEGEEENKEERKKQWQPNVGPLSKERTKVDESKTDSVIEGGQDKETKHTSKEARLQSFIISLQEDLKVLLEREEEGMTERRKLLEELQEAQENRHFLGCTVEEMKAELHQLRQSENSMMEEVEDLRKENQSLQEILRDAGHSTPQLSSLKPEAMCTIPVVNLPCCCPDTPVSPLSPGMALGQSSTGSLVGEAQSHAVSVSHLSAVQRIDHQGAAEHTRNNPNDHFPPSTRTTKLNPPNDFPQIGSKPTPGFQSLFFSTEFITEPKLGNVEEVPSAESDALSAALHSLGFGDNSKALKEERDHLEDELEHIKAELQAITQENAEIKLQLRRETEKQPSAKAQLSSEEMIITPATCDVDHPLPLNSAGDDAVLDLAQSELILALNQENRALAERIQELQAHIELREEEMKTEQTHLRECICRLEEDVVRLEQENQEQVSLISELTRKTEDDLNTIMELRQKFEESKEKPQGNQHCRSLGQNEHHTEIPGCLQLEKQKECVDSLAENMLKEDKETQLSFSQETVSLTTASLSGCQQNIQRDSLQNHSQNSLHVSSLTDEVAQLNNSIQSLKTERKELTANISSLREEQKEVALSLQRQTEEKQQLTRSVWALKEQKDCIFQSLHGLKQEKEKLSRVVCSLKDEKDQYTRSNSGLKEEKEELNLLLSALQRDKDVIKESILSGEEERDRIMKSLQSLQTESEQLSQTVLHLNEQRDKITESLKSLTEQRDQKELARTLKEERDQLITSVSSLKEQKEKVEQSVICLKEEQRNLKQIILSLQEDRCNLQMQAEKTNHELNLRNDYMTKRTEKGDDAPECETSNNRGKSMKNVSDLMREIEALGDELKKSREEVGKNQAEIRKLHTELSQSEARCEAVEKKSADQIMRLTESASQREDIMKENETLTLQVKELQDKLMVLLREKTDALSLKAQTDERHHILSAQLKAKTVALEELNSEYIALKRGRGRRDDQTTALVSLRARYNDIRAKYDALLKRKSQTDLDVAPLKAKLSCLVVKCQERNILLAEMMKSMHRDGSLEPRLTQQAEHLLSDAALQDYAAAFSPESKIQRREHYSDFTQHFFSAFQGCNKGILPDPTCPVVSNCLITHQNKVSAESGVQCGESEKHSLIFARETSANCWKVAPAAAETLKETPPGSVSPSSTTVSPVVPLKEIFSTNSPQLSPATASLEATSRPEKIDFLDLEVTDKHSSDTAELGIHLHGPPSASSSTRVSPSRRLSSPEKILNLQEELQKTLMDSFQAPENRGRGKHPQRNLSPSAPADLNSPKPTRHFPFSDK, from the exons ATGCAGCTCTCTCACAAACTGGACCAGACACTCCACATGCTCAGACAGGAAGTCAGGATGATG AGTCAAGAAAAGGAGCGAGAGGAGCATGTTTGGAGGGACAGGCTGCATCGCTGCCAGAGGCAGCTGAAGGCCAAAGACGAGGAGATGAGTCGTCAGGCCCAGTATTTTGAGAGCTTTAAAATCAAGCTCCAGCAGAAGCTCAACCTGGCCCGAGACAGAGAGCAGAGTCTGCAGAATCGCATCTACAGTTTAGAAAAGCAGTTACTGGATGTGACTGTTAGCTGTGCTACAGGAATGGCAACAATCACAGCTGTCAGAATTACAGCTGGGACTGTAAAACCCATGAATGAACTAGACAAGTTACCATCTAtgagaggagagggggaaggagaggaggaaaacaaggaagagaggaagaaacaGTGGCAGCCAAATGTGGGACCGTTGAGTAAAGAAAGGACAAAGGTTGATGAGAGTAAGACAGACTCAGTCATAGAGGGAGGACAAGACAAGGAAACAAAACATACTTCAAAAGAGGCCAGACTGCAAAGCTTCATTATCAGCCTGCAGGAGGATCTCAAGGTACTGctggagagagaggaggaagggaTGACTGAGCGGAGGAAACTGTTGGAGGAACTGCAGGAGGCCCAGGAGAACAGACACTTcctgggctgcacagtggaggAGATGAAGGCAGAGCTGCATCAACTAAGACAGTCAGAGAACTCCAtgatggaggaggtggaggaccTGAGAAAGGAGAACCAGAGTCTGCAGGAGATTCTCAGGGATGCAGGTCATTCCACACCTCAGCTGTCATCTCTAAAACCTGAGGCAATGTGTACCATTCCTGTAGTGAACTTGCCATGCTGCTGTCCGGATACACCAGTCAGCCCTCTGTCACCGGGGATGGCACTTGGACAATCTTCAACAGGAAGCCTAGTAGGAGAG GCGCAGTCACATGCAGTTTCCGTGTCACATCTGTCTGCAGTTCAGCGCATTGACCATCAGGGCGCAGCAGAGCACACACGAAACAACCCAAATGATCATTTCCCACCATCTACGAGAACCACAAAACTAAATCCTCCCAATGATTTTCCCCAAATTGGTTCCAAACCCACCCCAGGTTTCCAGtcccttttcttttccactgaGTTCATAACTGAACCTAAACTGGGAAATGTGGAGGAAGTTCCCAGTGCAGAATCTGATGCCCTGAGTGCAGCTTTACACAGCTTGGGGTTTGGTGACAATTCGAAAGCTCTTAAAGAAGAACGTGACCACCTGGAGGATGAACTTGAGCACATAAAAGCAGAGCTTCAGGCGATAACTCAGGAGAATGCTGAAATAAAGCTACAACTCAGGAGAGAGACTGAAAAACAACCGAGTGCAAAAGCTCAGTTGTCATCAGAAGAAATg ATTATCACACCTGCCACCTGTGATGTAGATCATCCTCTTCCATTAAATTCTGCTGGAGATGATGCAGTTCTTGACCTTGCACAAAGTGAGCTCATCCTAGCCCTGAATCAGGAAAACCGGGCCTTGGCAGAAAGGATCCAAGAGCTGCAGGCTCACATTGAACTCAGAGAAGAGGAGATGAAAACAGAGCAAACACACCTCAGGGAGTGTATTTGTCGGCTGGAGGAGGATGTTGTCAGGTTGGAGCAGGAGAACCAAGAACAAGTCAGTTTGATCTCAGAACTCACCAGGAAGACTGAGGATGATCTGAATACCATTATGGAGCTTCGGCAAAAATTTGAAGAGAGCAAAGAGAAACCACAGGGTAACCAGCACTGCAGATCTCTGGGGCAAAATGAACACCACACTGAAATACCGGGATGCCTccaactggaaaaacaaaaagaatgtgTGGACAGTCTAGCAGAAAATATGCTTAAAGAAGATAAAGAAACACAGTTGAGTTTCAGTCAAGAAACTGTCAGTTTGACCACAGCCTCCTTGTCTGGCTGTCAGCAAAACATTCAGCGTGACTCATTACAAAACCACTCTCAGAACAGCCTGCATGTTAGTTCTTTGACAGATGAAGTAGCCCAGCTCAACAACTCAATCCAGAGCCTCAAAACAGAACGAAAAGAGCTGACAGCCAACATCAGTTCTCTACGAGAAGAGCAGAAAGAAGTCGCTCTGTCACTCCAAAGACAAAcggaagaaaaacagcagctaaCTCGCTCAGTATGGGCGCTGAAGGAGCAGAAAGATTGCATCTTTCAGTCTCTACATGGACTTAAACAAGAGAAAGAGAAGCTGAGCAGGGTTGTCTGCAGTCTGAAGGATGAAAAAGATCAGTACACGAGGTCCAACAGTGGCCTtaaagaagagaaagaggaaCTAAATCTGTTGTTATCTGCTCTTCAAAGAGATAAAGATGTGATAAAAGAATCTATTTTGAGTGGTGAAGAAGAGAGGGATCGGATCATGAAGTCTCTGCAGAGTTTACAGACAGAAAGCGAGCAGCTAAGCCAAACTGTTCTTCATTTAAATGAACAGCGAGACAAAATAACAGAGTCCCTTAAGAGTCTCACAGAACAGAGAGACCAGAAGGAACTAGCTCGCACTTTAAAAGAGGAGCGTGACCAGCTAATAACGTCTGTCAGCAGTTTgaaagaacaaaaggaaaaagtcGAGCAATCAGTCATCTGTTTAAAGGAAGAGCAAAGAAACTTAAAGCAAATAATCCTGAGTTTACAAGAGGACAGGTGCAACCTTCAAATGCAAGCTGAGAAGACCAATCATGAATTAAATCTAAGAAATGATTATATGACAAAGAGGACAGAGAAAGGAGATGATGCTCCAGAATGTGAGACCAGTAACAACAGAGGAAAGTCTATGAAG AATGTTAGTGACCTGATGAGGGAGATTGAAGCTTTGGGAGATGAATTAAAGAAGTCAAGAGAAGAAGTGGGAAAGAATCAAGCAGAG ATAAGGAAGCTGCATACTGAGCTGTCCCAGTCAGAAGCCAGGTGTGAAGCAGTAGAAAAAAAGTCAGCTGATCAGATCATGAGACTGACAGAATCAGCCAGTCAGAGGGAAGACATCATGAAGGAAAATGAGACCCTTACACTGCAG gtgaaggagctgcaggatAAACTGATGGTCCTGCTCAGAGAGAAGACTGATGCTTTGTCTCTGAAGGCACAAACAGACGAGCGCCATCACATCCTTTCTGCTCAGCTCAAAGCTAAG ACCGtggctctggaggagctgaactCAGAGTACATCGCTCTGAAACGAGGACGGGGCAGGAGGGACGATCAGACCACTGCACTCGTCTCCCTCAGAGCACGCTACAATGACATCAGAGCCAAG TATGATGCacttcttaaaagaaaaagccaaaCTGATCTGGATGTAGCTCCCTTAAAG GCCAAGCTGTCTTGCCTGGTGGTGAAGTGTCAGGAGAGAAACATCTTGTTAGCTGAGATGATGAAGTCCATGCACAGAGACGGCAGTCTGGAGCCCAGGCTGACGCAGCAGGCCGAGCATCTGCTCAGTGATGCTGCTTTGCAGGATTACGCTGCTGCATTCTCACCAGAAAGCAAAATTCAACGCAGAGAGCACTATAGTGACtttacacaacattttttttcagcatttcaaGGCTGCAACAAGGGAATCCTGCCTGATCCAACCTGCCCAGTTGTATCAAACTGTTTGATTACGCATCAAAATAAAGTCTCAGCTGAATCTGGAGTTCAGTGTGGTGAGAGTGAAAAACACTCTTTGATATTTGCCAGAGAGACTTCGGCAAACTGCTGGAAAGTtgcacctgcagcagcagaaacactaAAGGAAACCCCCCCTGGGTCAGTGTCTCCTTCAAGTACTACGGTGTCCCCTGTCGTCCCATTAAAGGAGATCTTCTCCACAAACAGCCCCCAG CTGTCTCCTGCCACCGCATCACTCGAAGCAACCAGCCGACCAGAGAAAATCGACTTCCTTGATTTGGAGGTGACAGACAAGCACTCCTCAGATACAGCCGAGTTGGGCATACACTTGCATGGTCCTCCTTCGGCGTCCTCAAGCACACGAGTCAGTCCCAGCAGGAGACTCAGCAGTCCTGAGAAGATTCTCAACCTGCAAGAAGAACTGCAGAAGACACTGATGGACAGCTTTCAG GCACCAGAGAACAGAGGACGAGGAAAGCATCCTCAGAGAAATCTCTCACCTTCAGCACCTGCAGACCTAAACTCACCCAAaccaacaagacattttcctttCAGTGATAAAT AA